One region of Triticum aestivum cultivar Chinese Spring chromosome 6B, IWGSC CS RefSeq v2.1, whole genome shotgun sequence genomic DNA includes:
- the LOC123135811 gene encoding putative F-box/kelch-repeat protein At3g17540, giving the protein MSSPRRRRRPSPAAVPPLEDEDLLSEILLRLPPQPSSLPRASLVCKRWRGLVSDPGFCRRFRRRHRRNPPLLGFFQVDDGLSFMPSLKAPDRVSPERFSLQHQDLVDRFFSLGCRHGLALIYLRKRLQLLVWDPVTGDQHHIAVPPGFDTETSPISGAVFRSAGDVQHFHLALVGSSERQITQAVGNRCMGRSYHNTASIRGCCPFSHRGFYDQACCAGWGFSLLVA; this is encoded by the coding sequence ATGagcagcccccgccgccgccgccgcccctcgccggcggCGGTGCCGCCGCTGGAGGACGAAGACCTcctctccgagatcctcctccgcctccccccaCAGCCGTCCTCCCTCCCCCGCGCCTCCCTCGTCTGCAAGCGCTGGCGCGGCCTCGTCTCCGATCCAGGCTTCTGCCGCAggttccgccgccgccaccgccgcaaccCTCCCCTCCTCGGTTTCTTCCAAGTAGACGACGGGCTCTCCTTCATGCCTTCCCTCAAGGCCCCGGATCGTGTCTCGCCCGAGCGCTTCTCCTTGCAACACCAAGATTTGGTCGACCGCTTCTTCTCCCTTGGATGCCGCCATGGCCTGGCGCTCATCTACCTTCGCAAGCGTCTCCAGCTCCTTGTGTGGGACCCCGTCACCGGCGACCAGCACCACATTGCCGTCCCCCCGGGGTTCGACACGGAGACATCCCCAATCAGCGGCGCGGTGTTTCGCTCTGCCGGAGACGTACAACACTTCCATCTGGCTTTGGTAGGGAGCAGTGAGAGACAAATTACGCAAGCAGTCGGAAACCGGTGTATGGGGCGATCTTATCACAACACCGCTTCAATCCGAGGATGCTGCCCATTTTCGCATCGCGGTTTCTACGATCAAGCCTGCTGTGCTGGTTGGGGGTTCTCTTTACTGGTTGCTTGA